A region of Paractinoplanes abujensis DNA encodes the following proteins:
- a CDS encoding carbohydrate-binding module family 20 domain-containing protein: MMMKRFAPLIVTLMAALVAVVVVGRPHQADAKADANPGPRDVIVHLFEWPWASIASECTNVLGPKGFGGVQVSPPQEHVVLPGAGYPWWQDYQPVSYKLQTRRGDRAAFATMVSTCHAAGVKIYVDAVVNHMAGGASTGTGSAGSTYSHYSYPAVPFGNDDFHHCGRNGNDDIANYGDRWEVQNCELVDLSDLKTEAEYVRGKLVAYLNDLISLGVDGFRVDAAKHVPVADLQNIYSRLNGTPYIFQETIEGGAGEPSPSEYTGIGDVTEFRYGDVVGNAFRDGNLSGLQNLPSQMLVAGGDAVAFIDNHDTQRNGRAKLTYKDGTTYALSEAFMLAYPYGTPSVMSSFTFSNPEAGPPASSNGTTSAVNCASGWACEHRWRTTANMVGFHNAAYGTGLTNWWSNGGNQIAFGRGANAYAVFNRGGAFSRTFQTSLPAGTYCDVANGDYSNNTCSGTTYTVNSSGQFTANVPGSSMIALHINARTTGGGTTPPPTGCTTVAVTFAANATTVWGENVYVLGNRAELLNWNTAAGVALSSATYPVWRGTVNLPANTVVEYKYVKKNGSTTTWESGTNRTLSTGSACTLTVNDTWRS; this comes from the coding sequence ATGATGATGAAACGGTTCGCCCCGCTGATAGTGACCCTGATGGCCGCCCTCGTCGCGGTCGTCGTGGTCGGCCGTCCCCACCAGGCCGACGCCAAGGCCGACGCGAACCCCGGTCCGCGCGACGTCATCGTCCACCTCTTCGAGTGGCCGTGGGCGTCGATCGCCTCGGAGTGCACGAACGTGCTCGGCCCCAAGGGTTTCGGCGGCGTGCAGGTGTCGCCGCCGCAGGAGCACGTGGTGCTGCCGGGCGCGGGCTACCCGTGGTGGCAGGACTACCAGCCGGTCAGCTACAAACTGCAGACCCGGCGCGGCGACCGGGCCGCGTTCGCGACCATGGTCAGCACGTGCCACGCGGCCGGTGTGAAGATCTACGTCGACGCGGTGGTCAACCACATGGCGGGCGGCGCGTCCACCGGCACCGGCTCGGCGGGCTCCACGTACAGTCACTACTCCTACCCGGCCGTGCCGTTCGGTAACGACGACTTCCACCACTGCGGCCGTAACGGCAACGACGACATCGCCAACTACGGGGACCGCTGGGAGGTCCAGAACTGCGAACTGGTCGACCTGTCGGACCTCAAGACGGAGGCGGAGTACGTACGGGGAAAGCTCGTCGCCTATCTGAACGACCTGATCTCGCTGGGTGTGGACGGGTTCCGGGTCGACGCGGCCAAGCACGTGCCGGTGGCCGACCTGCAGAACATCTACTCGCGGCTCAACGGCACCCCGTACATCTTCCAGGAGACGATCGAGGGCGGCGCGGGTGAGCCGTCACCGTCGGAGTACACGGGCATCGGGGACGTGACCGAGTTCCGGTACGGCGATGTGGTCGGCAACGCGTTCCGTGACGGCAACCTGTCCGGGCTGCAGAACCTGCCCTCGCAGATGCTGGTGGCCGGCGGCGACGCCGTGGCGTTCATCGACAACCACGACACCCAGCGCAACGGGCGGGCCAAGCTGACCTACAAGGACGGCACCACCTACGCGCTGTCCGAGGCCTTCATGCTGGCCTACCCGTACGGGACCCCGTCCGTGATGTCGTCCTTCACGTTCAGCAACCCGGAAGCGGGCCCGCCGGCGTCGTCCAACGGCACGACCAGCGCGGTCAACTGCGCGTCGGGCTGGGCCTGCGAGCACCGCTGGCGCACCACCGCCAACATGGTGGGCTTCCACAACGCCGCGTACGGCACGGGCCTGACCAACTGGTGGTCCAACGGCGGCAACCAGATCGCGTTCGGCCGCGGCGCCAACGCGTACGCCGTCTTCAACCGCGGCGGCGCGTTCAGCCGCACCTTCCAGACGTCCTTGCCGGCCGGCACCTACTGCGACGTCGCCAACGGTGACTACAGCAACAACACCTGCTCCGGTACGACGTACACCGTCAACTCCTCGGGCCAGTTCACCGCGAACGTGCCCGGCAGCAGCATGATCGCGCTGCACATCAACGCCCGCACCACCGGCGGCGGCACCACCCCGCCCCCGACCGGCTGCACCACCGTGGCGGTCACCTTCGCCGCCAACGCCACCACCGTGTGGGGCGAGAACGTCTACGTCCTGGGCAACCGCGCCGAACTGTTGAACTGGAACACCGCCGCCGGCGTGGCCCTGTCGTCGGCCACCTACCCGGTCTGGCGGGGCACGGTCAA
- a CDS encoding alpha-amylase family glycosyl hydrolase — translation MPPLRWAAPAALLLLAPVVPAAAATTTVVYYKPPAAWATVNIHYAADDGAWTPVPGVAMDAACTGWRKKEVGATAGLQITFTNGAGTWDNNAGRNYRTGAGTVVVNAGVVSSVDPCTNTQPTPAPTATPTQPPQTTSGEMLGGDPRKESIYFVMTARFADGDASNNRGGSQHATSGNQANNDPMFRGDFKGLIDKLDYVKGLGFSALWITPVVLNRSDYDFHGYHGWDFHRVDTRLESPGATYQDLIDKAHAKGIKIYQDVVYNHSSRWGADGLYVPKVWGARDGQWDWLYSAKTAGKTYDPLDENSAGRPYNGDLWSTEEPAGNTCRNWGTPTGQKSPEGYPLHNCQWPSPTSGMFPASLYHQCWIGNWEGEDSRSCWLADDLADFNTENATVQQYLIDVYNRYIEMGVDGFRIDTAVHIPRVTWNRRFLPAIQQKLTQKYGAAKAGDFYVFGEVAAFVHDKWNRGSVNHSAQFFTWKERKDYSADDTQAAWEQYDYENGQGTANQPTSANAFLNGNTYHAPDRSRFSGMNIIDMRMHINFGEASNAFHNGKDSDDTVNDATYNAVYVDSHDYGPNKSSVRYDGGTDAWAENMALMWTFRGIPTLYYGSEIEFQAGKRIDCGPTCPLATTGRAYYGDHVAGSVTAGDYGVVTSAGGAVATTLAKPLVKHVQRLNQIRRAVPALQMGQYSTEGVSGTIAFKRRYTSGSTDSFVLVTVSGSATFTGIPNGTYTDAVTGDVKTVSNGTLTASVNGKGNLRAYVLGSSAPGKVGSDGPYLK, via the coding sequence GTGCCCCCACTCCGATGGGCCGCCCCGGCCGCCCTGCTGCTCCTGGCTCCGGTGGTCCCCGCCGCCGCGGCCACGACCACCGTCGTCTACTACAAGCCGCCCGCGGCCTGGGCCACCGTCAACATCCACTACGCCGCGGACGACGGCGCCTGGACCCCGGTGCCCGGCGTCGCCATGGATGCAGCCTGCACCGGCTGGCGCAAGAAGGAGGTCGGCGCGACCGCCGGCTTGCAGATCACGTTCACCAACGGCGCCGGCACCTGGGACAACAACGCGGGCCGCAACTATCGCACCGGCGCCGGAACCGTGGTCGTCAACGCGGGCGTCGTTTCCTCCGTCGATCCGTGCACGAACACACAACCGACCCCCGCCCCCACTGCGACGCCCACGCAGCCGCCGCAGACGACCAGCGGCGAGATGCTGGGCGGCGACCCCCGCAAGGAGAGTATCTACTTCGTCATGACGGCCCGGTTCGCCGACGGCGACGCGTCCAACAACCGCGGCGGCAGCCAGCACGCGACCTCCGGCAACCAGGCGAACAACGACCCGATGTTCCGCGGCGACTTCAAGGGCCTGATCGACAAGCTGGACTACGTCAAGGGCCTCGGCTTCTCGGCCCTGTGGATCACCCCGGTCGTGCTCAACCGCTCCGACTACGACTTCCACGGCTACCACGGCTGGGACTTCCACCGCGTCGACACCCGCCTCGAGTCACCCGGCGCCACCTATCAGGATCTGATCGACAAGGCCCACGCCAAGGGCATCAAGATCTATCAGGACGTCGTCTACAACCACAGTTCCCGATGGGGCGCCGACGGCCTGTACGTCCCGAAGGTGTGGGGCGCGCGGGACGGCCAGTGGGACTGGCTGTACAGCGCGAAAACCGCGGGCAAGACGTACGACCCGCTCGACGAGAACAGCGCGGGCCGCCCGTACAACGGGGATCTGTGGAGCACCGAGGAACCGGCCGGCAACACCTGTCGCAACTGGGGCACGCCGACCGGGCAGAAGAGCCCCGAGGGCTACCCGCTGCACAACTGCCAATGGCCGTCGCCCACCAGCGGCATGTTCCCGGCGAGCCTCTATCACCAGTGCTGGATCGGCAACTGGGAAGGCGAGGACTCACGGTCCTGCTGGCTCGCCGACGACCTGGCCGACTTCAACACCGAGAACGCCACCGTGCAGCAGTACCTGATCGACGTCTACAACCGGTACATCGAGATGGGCGTCGACGGTTTCCGCATCGACACCGCCGTGCACATTCCGCGGGTCACCTGGAACCGCCGTTTCCTGCCCGCCATCCAGCAGAAACTGACCCAGAAGTACGGCGCCGCCAAGGCCGGCGACTTCTACGTCTTCGGCGAGGTCGCGGCCTTCGTGCACGACAAGTGGAACCGCGGCTCGGTCAACCATTCGGCCCAGTTCTTCACGTGGAAAGAGCGCAAGGACTACAGCGCGGACGACACGCAGGCCGCATGGGAGCAGTACGACTACGAGAACGGCCAGGGCACGGCCAACCAGCCGACGTCGGCCAACGCGTTCCTGAACGGCAACACCTATCACGCGCCCGACCGCAGCCGGTTCAGCGGCATGAACATCATCGACATGCGCATGCACATCAACTTCGGGGAGGCCTCGAACGCGTTCCACAACGGCAAGGACTCCGACGACACGGTCAACGACGCGACCTACAACGCGGTCTACGTCGACTCGCACGACTACGGTCCCAACAAGTCCTCCGTACGGTATGACGGCGGCACCGACGCCTGGGCCGAGAACATGGCACTGATGTGGACGTTCCGCGGCATCCCCACGCTCTATTACGGCTCGGAGATCGAATTCCAGGCCGGGAAACGCATCGACTGCGGCCCGACCTGCCCCCTGGCCACGACCGGCCGCGCCTACTACGGCGACCACGTGGCGGGCTCCGTCACCGCCGGCGACTACGGCGTCGTCACCAGCGCCGGCGGGGCGGTCGCCACCACCCTGGCCAAGCCGCTGGTCAAGCACGTGCAACGCCTCAACCAGATCCGCCGCGCGGTGCCGGCCCTGCAGATGGGCCAGTACTCGACCGAAGGTGTCAGCGGCACCATCGCCTTCAAACGCCGCTACACCAGTGGTAGCACCGACAGCTTCGTGCTTGTCACCGTCTCGGGCAGTGCCACCTTCACCGGCATCCCCAACGGCACCTACACCGATGCCGTGACCGGCGACGTCAAGACCGTCAGCAACGGCACCCTGACCGCCTCCGTCAACGGCAAAGGCAACCTCCGCGCGTACGTCCTCGGCAGTTCCGCCCCCGGCAAGGTCGGGTCCGACGGCCCGTACCTCAAGTAA
- a CDS encoding carboxymuconolactone decarboxylase family protein — translation MAYIDLGVDETREPGIRGLLRYRPSTGKPLSDLAEALLRGDSPLTRGEREYIAAYVSSLNDCAYCTGSHGAVAAAEGMPADAPVTDKLRSLLAVASATASGGHAVTPALIADARSTGATDLEIHDTVLIAAAFSMFNRYVDGLGTTAPDNPRAYELGAAHIVKRGYLPPS, via the coding sequence ATGGCGTACATCGATCTGGGCGTGGACGAGACCCGCGAGCCGGGCATCCGAGGGCTGCTGCGCTACCGCCCGTCAACCGGCAAACCCCTGAGCGACCTGGCCGAGGCACTGCTACGCGGCGACAGCCCGCTGACCCGCGGCGAGCGCGAGTACATCGCCGCGTACGTGTCGAGCCTGAACGACTGCGCCTACTGCACGGGCTCGCACGGCGCGGTCGCGGCCGCCGAGGGCATGCCGGCCGACGCGCCGGTCACCGACAAGCTCCGGTCTCTGCTAGCTGTCGCTTCGGCGACAGCCTCCGGCGGTCACGCGGTCACGCCGGCGCTGATCGCGGACGCCCGCTCGACCGGCGCCACGGACCTCGAAATCCACGACACCGTCCTGATCGCCGCGGCCTTCAGCATGTTCAACCGCTACGTCGACGGCCTGGGCACCACCGCACCGGACAACCCCCGGGCCTACGAGCTGGGCGCCGCACACATCGTCAAGCGCGGCTACCTGCCGCCGTCCTGA
- a CDS encoding galactose oxidase early set domain-containing protein, with the protein MTPRPWLSRRNRRDIGVVTVLSLLLTLASAMPASAGANLVANGGLEALAPDGFPVCWERSGWGDSPYTFDVTAQAHTGTKAMQITLARTAPGDRKAMMLENPSCAPNVTPGHQYDLSVWYTTTTPNTVMTVFRHDVAQGWVYWTDLATLPVTAAYQQQTVRTPVVPPGTDQIVWGVTVYGAGTLRTDDYRMEDVTQPAPGTTACTAGAACTKGAWQVMPFDTPVRAIHAVVLHNGDVLLVAGSGNNLDDFAAGTFKTAVYRPSTGTFTSVPTPADLFCAGHVQLADGRVLVMGGNKDYPSADGTVGYKGLPDSFIFDPATNSYSRVNDMTAGSWYPSATVLGNGDVISLGGLNENSSGMVATQYFDAGEQRWLGLNEANQTWSFWGLYPSMILMQDGRLFYTGSHVFGNGLPGTGASIYNYDANTITPVPGLQNKDERDQSMSVLLPPAQDQRVLTLGGGNIDTNPDANRLTDLIDLKQAAPVYTAGPLLPTGTGQTPSQGKMYVSAVLLPDGKVFETGGALHNRADPVYEASLFDPVTNTFAAGMATDPVPRGYHSSAFLLPDGRVMAVGNNPGDGTFDMRVSVYSPPYLFKGARPQILTMPDNTWAYGSSNTITVDGPIVRAELIRPAAVTHSSDPNQRFVDLPMTVTGSTIDLNLTSNPNLAPPGWYMLFVVGANGVPSVAKWVKVG; encoded by the coding sequence ATGACTCCCCGCCCCTGGCTCAGCCGCCGCAACCGTCGCGACATCGGCGTCGTCACCGTTCTCTCACTTCTGCTGACCCTGGCCTCCGCGATGCCGGCCTCGGCGGGCGCCAATCTCGTGGCCAACGGCGGCCTGGAGGCGCTGGCCCCCGACGGCTTCCCGGTCTGCTGGGAACGGTCCGGCTGGGGTGACTCGCCGTACACGTTCGACGTGACCGCTCAGGCCCACACCGGCACCAAGGCCATGCAGATCACGCTGGCCCGGACGGCTCCGGGCGACCGCAAGGCGATGATGCTCGAGAACCCGTCCTGCGCGCCCAACGTCACGCCGGGCCACCAGTACGACCTCAGCGTCTGGTACACGACCACCACGCCCAACACGGTCATGACGGTCTTCCGGCACGACGTCGCGCAGGGCTGGGTCTACTGGACCGACCTGGCCACGCTGCCCGTCACCGCGGCCTACCAGCAGCAGACCGTACGCACCCCCGTGGTCCCGCCCGGCACCGACCAGATCGTCTGGGGCGTCACCGTCTACGGCGCGGGCACGCTGCGCACCGACGACTACCGGATGGAGGACGTGACCCAGCCCGCCCCCGGCACGACCGCCTGCACGGCCGGGGCGGCCTGCACGAAGGGGGCCTGGCAGGTAATGCCGTTCGACACCCCCGTACGGGCCATTCACGCCGTCGTCCTGCACAACGGGGACGTGCTGCTGGTGGCCGGGTCGGGCAACAACCTCGACGACTTCGCGGCCGGCACGTTCAAGACCGCCGTCTACCGGCCGTCGACCGGCACGTTCACCAGCGTGCCGACGCCGGCCGACCTGTTCTGCGCCGGGCACGTCCAGCTGGCCGACGGGCGGGTGCTGGTGATGGGCGGCAACAAGGACTACCCCTCGGCCGACGGGACTGTCGGCTACAAGGGGCTGCCCGACTCGTTCATCTTCGACCCGGCCACCAACAGCTACTCGCGCGTCAACGACATGACCGCGGGCTCGTGGTATCCGTCGGCCACGGTGCTGGGCAACGGCGACGTGATCTCGCTGGGCGGGCTGAACGAGAACTCGTCGGGCATGGTGGCCACGCAGTACTTCGACGCCGGGGAGCAACGCTGGCTGGGGCTCAACGAGGCCAACCAGACGTGGAGCTTCTGGGGGCTGTACCCGTCGATGATCCTCATGCAGGACGGGCGGCTCTTCTACACGGGCAGCCACGTCTTCGGCAACGGCCTGCCCGGCACCGGCGCGTCGATCTACAACTACGACGCGAACACGATCACGCCCGTACCGGGTCTGCAGAACAAGGACGAGCGGGACCAGTCGATGAGCGTTCTGCTGCCACCCGCCCAGGACCAGCGAGTGCTCACTCTGGGCGGCGGCAACATCGACACCAACCCGGACGCCAACCGGCTGACCGACCTGATCGACCTCAAGCAGGCGGCGCCCGTCTACACGGCCGGCCCGCTGCTGCCGACCGGCACCGGGCAGACCCCGAGCCAGGGCAAGATGTACGTCTCGGCGGTGCTGCTGCCCGACGGCAAGGTGTTCGAGACCGGCGGGGCGCTGCACAACCGGGCCGACCCGGTGTACGAGGCGTCCCTGTTCGACCCGGTCACCAACACGTTCGCGGCGGGCATGGCGACCGACCCGGTGCCGCGCGGCTACCACTCGTCGGCGTTCCTGCTGCCCGACGGGCGCGTGATGGCGGTCGGCAACAACCCCGGCGACGGCACGTTCGACATGCGGGTGTCGGTTTACTCACCGCCGTACCTGTTCAAGGGGGCCCGGCCGCAGATCCTCACGATGCCCGACAACACCTGGGCGTACGGGAGCTCCAACACCATCACGGTGGACGGCCCGATCGTGAGGGCGGAACTGATCCGCCCGGCCGCGGTCACCCACTCCAGCGACCCGAACCAGCGCTTCGTCGACCTGCCGATGACCGTCACCGGCAGCACGATCGACCTCAACCTGACGAGCAACCCCAACCTGGCCCCGCCCGGCTGGTACATGCTCTTCGTGGTCGGCGCCAACGGCGTCCCCTCCGTCGCGAAGTGGGTGAAAGTCGGATGA
- a CDS encoding glycosyltransferase, translating to MTITADSSSTSSTPVASPTAIPAPASVRAALRGTIGELPVATALKQTIVVPTYNERDNIGTLLERLAAALPHDGTEVVFVDDSTDDTPDVIRAAAADCPIPVTVVHREHATGGLGGAVVEGLRAARGEWIVVMDADLQHPPEVVPALVAAGRRDGADLVVGSRYAGGGSSRAGLDGGYRRLVSGGSTLVTKVIFRNNLIQVSDPMSGLFAIRASSLETEELRPLGYKILLELIVRNRPGRIVEVPYAFQPRHAGESKSSLAEGVRFLKHLAILRFGAKRARMLVFALIGVSGLLPNQGTLWFLHEVANVHYLPAAIIANLVAVGWNFALTDTLLYRDRRQHRRFTGRITRFFVLGHADLLLRLPLLALLVSGLHVGVLIANLITLLVSFVVRFLILDGVIYRARRP from the coding sequence ATGACCATCACCGCCGACTCTTCCTCGACCTCCTCGACCCCCGTCGCCTCTCCGACCGCGATTCCGGCCCCTGCGTCGGTGCGGGCGGCGCTGCGCGGGACGATCGGCGAGCTGCCGGTGGCCACGGCGCTCAAGCAGACGATCGTCGTGCCCACCTACAACGAGCGCGACAACATCGGCACGCTGCTCGAACGACTGGCGGCAGCGCTGCCCCACGACGGCACCGAGGTCGTCTTCGTGGACGACAGCACCGACGACACCCCCGACGTGATCCGCGCCGCCGCTGCCGACTGCCCGATCCCGGTCACCGTCGTGCACCGCGAGCACGCGACCGGCGGGCTCGGCGGCGCGGTGGTCGAGGGTCTGCGCGCGGCCCGCGGCGAGTGGATCGTCGTGATGGACGCCGACCTGCAGCACCCGCCCGAGGTCGTGCCGGCGCTGGTCGCGGCCGGGCGGCGCGACGGGGCCGACCTGGTGGTGGGCAGCCGCTACGCGGGCGGCGGCAGCAGCCGGGCCGGGCTCGACGGCGGCTACCGGCGGCTCGTCTCGGGCGGCTCCACGCTGGTCACCAAGGTGATCTTCCGGAACAACCTGATCCAGGTCAGCGACCCGATGAGCGGGCTGTTCGCGATCCGGGCGAGCTCGCTGGAGACGGAGGAACTGCGGCCGCTGGGCTACAAGATCCTGCTCGAGCTGATCGTGCGCAACCGGCCCGGCCGCATCGTCGAGGTCCCGTACGCGTTCCAGCCGCGCCACGCGGGCGAGAGCAAGTCGAGCCTGGCCGAGGGCGTACGGTTCCTCAAGCATCTGGCGATCCTGCGGTTCGGGGCGAAGCGGGCCCGGATGCTCGTGTTCGCGCTGATCGGCGTGTCGGGCCTGCTGCCCAACCAGGGCACCCTGTGGTTCCTGCACGAGGTGGCGAACGTGCACTACCTGCCGGCCGCGATCATCGCCAACCTGGTCGCCGTCGGATGGAACTTCGCGCTGACCGACACGCTGCTCTACCGTGACCGGCGGCAGCATCGCCGCTTCACCGGGCGGATCACCCGGTTCTTCGTGCTCGGCCACGCCGACCTGCTGCTGCGGCTGCCGCTGCTGGCCCTGCTGGTCTCCGGGCTGCACGTCGGGGTGCTGATCGCCAACCTGATCACACTGCTGGTCTCGTTCGTGGTCCGCTTCCTGATCCTGGACGGGGTCATCTACCGGGCGCGGCGCCCATGA
- a CDS encoding ArnT family glycosyltransferase codes for MTVLELVKPLPPVQREEKPKDRTDFYLAVGLTTAVLALLAWNITGFPAASDDEGTYLAQAWAVQNGKGLAHYTYWYDHPPLAWIQLAAGAWLPGLIAPSLLAVAAGRIAMLPLQAAGLLLVYVIGRRVGFPRWAAALGLLTYGLSPLFLTMGRQIYLDSFAVVWILAALALALSPSRHLWHYAAAGAAAAVGVLSKETILVILPAVLVALWQNTARSTTRTWAFGAFASGLVLVGCFYPLYALLRGELFPGAGHVSLFGAIQFQLGSRSGSGSVFEAGSGANSLLHSWMYYDSVLLIAGAVATIAGLVLRRLRPVTVAGAILILVALRPGGYLPAMYVVQVLPFFALAIAGVLFHTLSRLQHGWKWSAIALAVVLAAVVVAPRWYVGDRRALTANDNAAYVQAAQYLRAQPPSTVVVDDVLWLDCVNAGYPEDRVLWFYKLDLDSEVAARLPGGWRDVDYIVSSPALRQDPGTLPTVTALLRNSTVIESFGSADGVIEIRKVDKEPS; via the coding sequence ATGACCGTCCTGGAGCTGGTCAAGCCGCTGCCACCGGTGCAGCGCGAGGAGAAACCCAAGGACCGCACCGATTTCTACCTCGCGGTCGGCCTCACGACGGCCGTGCTGGCCCTGCTGGCCTGGAACATCACCGGCTTCCCGGCCGCCAGCGACGACGAGGGCACGTACCTCGCGCAGGCCTGGGCCGTGCAGAACGGCAAGGGCCTGGCCCACTACACCTACTGGTACGACCACCCGCCGCTGGCCTGGATCCAGCTCGCCGCCGGCGCGTGGCTGCCCGGCCTGATCGCGCCGAGCCTGCTCGCCGTGGCCGCGGGCCGGATCGCCATGCTGCCCCTGCAGGCGGCCGGGCTGCTGCTCGTCTACGTGATCGGGCGACGCGTCGGCTTCCCGCGCTGGGCGGCCGCGCTCGGCCTGCTCACGTACGGGCTCTCGCCGCTCTTTCTGACGATGGGCCGGCAGATCTATCTGGACAGCTTCGCGGTCGTGTGGATCCTGGCCGCGCTGGCCCTCGCGCTCTCCCCCAGCAGACACCTGTGGCACTACGCCGCGGCCGGGGCCGCCGCCGCGGTCGGGGTGCTGTCCAAGGAGACGATCCTGGTCATCCTGCCCGCCGTGCTGGTCGCGCTGTGGCAGAACACCGCTCGCAGCACGACCCGGACGTGGGCCTTCGGCGCGTTCGCGAGCGGGCTCGTGCTGGTCGGCTGCTTCTATCCGCTGTACGCGCTGCTGCGCGGCGAACTGTTCCCCGGTGCGGGGCACGTGTCGCTGTTCGGCGCGATCCAGTTCCAGCTGGGCTCGCGGTCCGGGTCGGGCAGCGTCTTCGAGGCCGGCTCGGGCGCGAACTCGCTGCTGCACTCGTGGATGTACTACGACAGCGTGCTGCTGATCGCCGGTGCGGTGGCCACGATCGCGGGCCTGGTCCTGCGGCGGCTGCGGCCGGTCACCGTGGCCGGGGCGATCCTGATCCTGGTGGCGTTGCGGCCCGGCGGCTACCTGCCGGCCATGTACGTGGTGCAGGTGCTGCCGTTCTTCGCGCTCGCGATCGCCGGGGTGCTCTTTCATACGCTCTCCCGGCTTCAGCATGGGTGGAAGTGGTCGGCGATCGCCCTTGCCGTCGTGCTCGCCGCGGTGGTCGTCGCGCCGAGGTGGTACGTCGGTGACCGCCGGGCGCTGACCGCGAACGACAACGCCGCGTACGTGCAAGCTGCGCAGTACCTGCGGGCCCAGCCGCCGTCGACCGTGGTCGTCGACGACGTGCTGTGGCTCGACTGCGTCAACGCCGGCTACCCCGAGGACCGGGTGCTCTGGTTCTACAAGCTCGACCTGGACTCCGAGGTCGCGGCCCGGCTGCCCGGCGGCTGGCGCGACGTCGACTACATCGTCTCGTCGCCCGCCCTGCGCCAGGACCCGGGCACCCTGCCGACCGTCACCGCCCTGCTCAGGAACAGCACCGTGATCGAGTCGTTCGGCTCGGCCGACGGCGTCATCGAGATCCGCAAGGTCGACAAGGAGCCCTCATGA
- a CDS encoding glycosyltransferase produces the protein MILVSLVLAAFAAVTLWWTMHAWRTPETLAGTRFAPPDGEQHLTFSLLLPARHEKAVLEHTVGRLLRSTHEAFEIIIIVGHDDPETTEAAHRVAGTAPGRILVVTDHNEQKNKPRALNTALPYVRGDVVGVFDAEDQVHPLLLEHVDHAFRATGADVVQGGVQLINFHSSWYSLHNCLEYFFWFRSRLHLHAKKGFIPLGGNTVFVRSDVLREANGWDGTCLAEDCDLGVRLSSRGKKVVVAYDSTIVTREETPHSVGALLKQRTRWHQGFLQVLRKGEWRRLPTWRSRMLARYTLTSPFLQAFSGVVIPVGVAIAIWARLPVLVALFTFLPVLPMAATLMFQVVGLHDFGREYELRIRWHHYAKLVLGAFPYALVLSAAALRAVWREYTGRRNWELTAHVGAHLPASVKEAAA, from the coding sequence ATGATTCTCGTATCCCTGGTGCTGGCCGCATTCGCCGCGGTCACGCTGTGGTGGACCATGCACGCCTGGCGCACGCCGGAGACCCTGGCCGGCACGCGGTTCGCCCCGCCCGACGGGGAACAGCACCTGACCTTCTCCCTGCTGCTGCCCGCGCGCCACGAGAAAGCCGTGCTCGAGCACACGGTCGGGCGGCTGCTGCGATCCACTCACGAGGCCTTCGAGATCATCATCATCGTCGGGCACGACGACCCCGAGACGACCGAGGCCGCGCACCGCGTGGCGGGCACCGCGCCGGGGCGGATCCTGGTCGTGACCGATCACAACGAGCAGAAGAACAAGCCACGCGCCCTCAACACGGCCCTCCCCTACGTACGCGGGGACGTGGTCGGGGTCTTCGACGCCGAGGACCAGGTGCATCCGCTGCTGCTCGAGCACGTCGACCACGCGTTCCGGGCCACCGGGGCCGACGTCGTGCAGGGCGGCGTTCAGCTGATCAACTTCCATTCCAGCTGGTACAGCCTGCACAACTGCCTGGAGTACTTCTTCTGGTTCCGCAGCCGGCTGCACCTGCACGCCAAGAAGGGCTTCATCCCGCTCGGCGGCAACACCGTGTTCGTCCGCTCCGACGTGCTGCGCGAGGCCAACGGCTGGGACGGCACGTGCCTGGCCGAGGACTGCGACCTGGGCGTGCGCCTGTCCAGCCGGGGCAAGAAGGTCGTCGTCGCGTACGACTCGACGATCGTCACCCGCGAGGAGACCCCGCATTCGGTGGGCGCCCTGCTCAAGCAGCGCACCCGCTGGCACCAGGGCTTCCTGCAGGTGCTGCGCAAGGGCGAATGGCGGCGGCTGCCCACCTGGCGCTCCCGCATGCTCGCGCGGTACACACTGACCAGCCCGTTCCTGCAGGCGTTCTCGGGTGTGGTCATCCCGGTCGGCGTCGCGATCGCGATCTGGGCCCGGCTGCCCGTGCTGGTCGCGCTGTTCACGTTCCTGCCGGTGCTGCCGATGGCGGCCACGCTGATGTTCCAGGTCGTCGGCCTGCACGACTTCGGCCGCGAGTACGAGCTGCGCATCCGCTGGCACCACTACGCCAAGCTGGTTCTCGGAGCCTTCCCGTACGCCCTGGTGCTGTCGGCGGCGGCGCTGCGCGCGGTCTGGCGGGAGTACACCGGCCGCCGCAACTGGGAACTGACCGCCCACGTGGGCGCGCACCTCCCTGCGTCCGTCAAGGAGGCCGCGGCATGA